The sequence below is a genomic window from Tubulanus polymorphus chromosome 1, tnTubPoly1.2, whole genome shotgun sequence.
attaagaatttttattataaatacatgtacatgtgtatGTTTGTATGGAAGTCCAGTTATGTCTGAAGAAATGCACTGTCACATGTCAACTCGTCTTCAACAGTAATTGCTGTAATACAAACAAACATCAATTAGTTACGGTCCGCAGGTTAATATGCAAACATACTACAAGTAATCTTAAATATTACCTTGATAAGCAAATGTTAATCTCATAGGTACATCAATGTATCATCAAGGCTTCTCACCATCTAAAGCCTGCCAGTAGTCGTCTAATACGCCATCAATCTACATGTAAAAATTAATCAATCATTATTTCAAGAGAAATGCAACCGAATGCAACCTACCACTTATCATTAAGGACAACGATTTTGTTGTTAATCTCGGAATGCATAAAATTATACCTAACACATGTACAAATAAAGGCTCATCGTTGAATTTGGATCTGATCAATGTCTTAAAAGAACAACTTAAGCCTTGCCAACGTCTTATACGAGATAAAACAGTTCGATAATTGAAGAAATTTAGCGACAAGAAAGAATGGACCGCATTCCGCCAAACAGAATCTCAACACTAATCGCATCGACGCGTAAATTAAACCGATTCATCAGATTAAACGAGCGCTTTTTACTacaaatcagatttattaaaaatgCCAACACTGACAGAACATAAAAAGATACGACGATATCTTAGATCGACAATGATCATCAGTTAGTTGCTTTtgcattcaatttttttttcgttaaaaaaaatctggttacaaaaagagaaagtgatcaattttaaaatcattcgcCACGTTCACGATAAAACAACATTTATGCATTAAGAGGTGATGCATTTCAATCGAACATAaagcgtattttgttttgCGACATGGAATTTACTGCGAGTCTCTAATAACGATATAGCTTTTTTTAAGCGATGTGAACTTCCGTGTTCTACTTATTGTCTTAAGtattctataatatttcaCGTGGTCCTCGACGTTCGACGACATTATCGTAAATTCTGTATTTTCCGACCGCCGCGTGGaattcgttcgttcgttcgcgATTCTCGATCATCGTATTACTGTTGCATTCCGCGACTTCGCGCACCAGATACACTGCCCGTAGCGTGACCGTAACTAGAGGGGAAagatacaatacacaaataatGACAGGAAAGAGGATGCCATCTGTGAAGGAAACTGATCAATCAGCGCTGATCAATTGATTCACATAATGATTATAAATATTTTGGTAAGGTATCGTTGAAAGCCAGTATTTTTCATACACCACCGATTGAAACGATGATGATAAGAATACGAGTAGAGGATCGTTCTCTACATACCAATAACCAGGCGGTGGCTCTGCGGTCAGATCTATTTCAATGACTGGAGCATACAAATTATCCACACTTATTTATGGGCAGGTACAGAAACGCACAACACTAAATAACAGTGATCATTTATCACCAAAGATCCTTCAACAGAAATGATTAATATTCCAGCTCATCACGTTGTTCTGATTATAGTAATTATGTAAGTATCTATCAACGACAGTGCATTCCGTAAACCGGTAGTTAGAATATGAGGCGGACGGAAATGAATCATAGATAAATCATACATAATCTTAGAACTGAACTAAGCTAAAATTACATGATCAAACCTAACTAAAATACACAGTGATTTCTATTTACTCACTCTCTGATGTCATCTCTGTCTCTGTATGAATCTCTTCTAAAATTATCGAAGAAAGTATGAATTAGATTCGGAATACTAAACTAAACGAATCGATAAACATCATAGATAATCGTAAGAACTTACCTTCTAAATCCATCATCAAAGTATGGGTCAGGTGGATGCGGTCTGAAAAAATACGAAACGGTTTTCAGATCCTCAAAACCCACATTTCTTTGGGtcattttaatcaattttcaaatttcattaattgtGACATATGTCTTAGTTATTCTCACTTCTTTCATATTGTATGtggttttttatcttaaaatttatCTTTGTGTTTTAGAGCTTTTTCGAATAAAGTGCTTATAGCTTTCTAATTTCTGGTCCTATACATCACTATCAAACTcggatatttctttttctcagTTCGACAAATTTCAGGATCCAAAAGAAATGACTTAAGCGTAAGGGGATTTAAAGGAAGTTTGTATAGTCAGGTTCCAAAATGAACATTTTGACGAGTACCTTCTATCTCTGTTGTAGTAATCCGGCGGAGGTCGTTGATACGGATCCCGTTCTCGGTATGGATCCTGCACAGGAGGTGGATAAGATCCGCCGTATCGCGGCCGTCGGTCGTACGGATCATCGTAACGTCCGGCGTACCGATCGTGAGGTGGAGGGTATCTATCTCTCGGGGGATAAGGATCGTAATACGGATCGTATCTATCGCGACCTCCGTACGGTGGCATATCACGTGGCGGTGTACGTCGGCCTCTTCTGCCTCCTCCTCCTCGGTTTCCTCTACTTCTATAAATCGTATGAATAACGGCAATTGATTCGAATTATATAGTACATAAGTATAATCATTACAATTTACATTaccagggtggccacttttatttgatttgcaTATCCTTGATACGCAAGTTGCCTGCCCTGATTTTGCCTGCTAAGAATCCTATAATTTAAAACAGCCAAAATCTGCAAaacatagacggaaactgtttgattataTACACAATTTCACTTTTCAATGTTTCATGTCTCAACTTTGCTGActttcaaaaaaatttctttaaccctttcagtgctgactaattaataccctatagtgctggagataatttgaaaatttagaaaaattccaccctagtgtgttgaataacaggaatacctctgtagtgcgtctacaccgcggcatggtatatcgttagttactaatatttcactatgtttgacaggtgctgccttctttcaagagagataatcactaattactaattaaatcaatacaccgcaatgcggtgtactagcaaaatccatcaccaatttatacaccgcattgcggtgtagacgcactgaaagggttaagaaaaTCTCTTTAAGAATTCTCTGTAAGTAGCCACCCTGATTATAATAGGACAATACAGACATAACCAGATAAGTTGAAATAACAAATCTAGGGGTATTGAATCCAAATGATGTTAATTAAAAGTTTTACATGGACAGATTTGCTTTGTAGTGATATGGGCTTTGTCTATTCCTGAGTCGAGAGGAAGCTTATTTCGTTAGGTCATAAATAAATGCTATTAATTTAATCACAACTACATAGTATATTAATTGGGTTTCCATAAAAGTAACTCAACTTACTTCGGGCAATCTTTTGacctaaaaatgaataaaacaaatgaGGTTAACAACTTGATCACAAGCCATTTGGTTGTAAATAAAACTATAgttgataatatataatgaaaGTATAGCTTACCAATGTCCACTACTACCACAACTAAAACAGCCACCTTGAACACCCATTCCTGGTTTGTGGCGCACACTGCTGTATGATAACTATAGGAATAGGAGAAAAAGCTActgtattcatttttcaaaagcattttttcTACATTTCTCAGGAGTTCAAATGTTTGGCAGGGTGGCAGTTTATAGGAAGAATTGACATCATCATGCAGAGTTTACATTAAAAATTGATAGAGATCTTTTTTTAACATTCTTAAAtgcaagaaaaaaataaacatggGAATATTAACAAAGGTAACTCTCTGCAAAAACTCTGATGAAAACCTTCcagaaaagaaatttgaaagtAGGATGATTTTTGTGGAAATCTGGGCTGGGAAATCTATACTTCAAGTAATAAAAAATGCCTAAATTGTTGAGACACGTAAGGATGGCTTACTTCTACTTTGATCGTGGCATCTTGGAATTCTGAATCATTTAAACCTGCAACTGCCGCTTTGGCGTCATCTGGCGTTTCAAAATGCTATGAATTAACAGATACATAAATCAAGAGTTAAAATCATTTCGAGATAATGGCTGCTAAGAATAAGCGTTCATTTAAATGAAACGGTTTTCTTTCTTACCACAAATCCATAATCTTTCACTATATCGCATTCGACGACACGACCGTATTTTTCGAATAACGCTTGTAAATCGCCCTTACGACAACAGCTCGGTAAACTTCCAACGAATACTTTAGTCGATACAGTAGGACCTCCACGTCTATCTCCACCACCTCTTCCACCACGTCCACCGCCACGACTGGAAATCAAATACGGACAGATATCAAAACTAAACGATGTAAACGCAGACTACTTTAAGTTTGCGTGACCCACTGCAGTGCATGGTCTTATCGAGCTTATTTTGACAGTAAAAAGAGCGCTTAAATCGAAtgcagtttcacaaaaaaatagTTGTATGTACCCAGACTGATTTGTAAATATACATTATCGAGAATGAAACGAAATAAGAAGTTATTTACCCGTTTTGGTAAGCCATAATACCACTAATTCACTAATTGCTTTTTACAATGAACGCCGCTGTCGCTAGGTGTCAGCAGCTGCTGGGTTCTATATCTAAAATGAGAACTGAAAGTCAAGGCACGCCGAATAAGAATATACGCTATAATCTGATAatacatttcaaatgaaaatgcaaAATGACTTTTTTGTAAGATGTAAGTGCCTTATATCTATTTCGATTTAGCTCTTTTGTTGACATacgttttcaaaatcaagtgTGTAAATAGGATTTTGTGGTCGTTTCGGCCTGACTTTCTCAGCAGTTATCATACATAAGGCCAAAATGGAAGCAGGCAAAAAGCAACGCGTGAATAAAAACAAGAAGAAATCCTGGCGAAAACACATCGACATCAACGATGTCGAAGACTATTTAGACGATAAACGCCTCCAGGAAAGAACTGGGTACGAATTAATGATCGTCATctttattcaatcaattttacaGTCAATAATGTCACCCAAAATAAaagtcaaattaaattttattgctTGAGGTTAATGATAGTAAATAGAAtcctgaatttatatgtattcgCAAAATCCAACAATGGTTACAACGTCTAAAGAATTGctgtatttattttgtaagAGGTCTAATGAGGTAGGCTATGACGTAAGTTTGCTGGGGGCATGTGTGGTGTCGCTGTC
It includes:
- the LOC141908745 gene encoding RNA-binding protein lark-like, giving the protein MAYQNGRGGGRGGRGGGDRRGGPTVSTKVFVGSLPSCCRKGDLQALFEKYGRVVECDIVKDYGFVHFETPDDAKAAVAGLNDSEFQDATIKVELSYSSVRHKPGMGVQGGCFSCGSSGHWSKDCPKSRGNRGGGGRRGRRTPPRDMPPYGGRDRYDPYYDPYPPRDRYPPPHDRYAGRYDDPYDRRPRYGGSYPPPVQDPYRERDPYQRPPPDYYNRDRRPHPPDPYFDDGFRRRDSYRDRDDIRDYGHATGSVSGARSRGMQQ